The following DNA comes from Triticum aestivum cultivar Chinese Spring chromosome 3D, IWGSC CS RefSeq v2.1, whole genome shotgun sequence.
CACTCAAAGAAGGGAACTTTCAAATATTTGAGTGACAGGGTCTGGGACAAGGTGACGGGCTGGATGAGTAAATGCCTATCAGCTGGTGGAAAGGACGTCCTCATTAAATCTGTGGCCCAAGCTATCCCTGTCTATTCTATGTCATGCTTTAAGCTCCCGAAAGGTTTGTGCGATCACATAAAATCCATCATTCGGTAGTTTTGGTGGGGGTGCAAACAAGGAGAGCGCAAACCAGCTTGGGTATCTTGGGATGTGATGACTAGACCGGAACATCTGGGAGGGTTTGGCTTCAGAGACCTCGAACTTTTTAACCTTGCTTTGTTGGCGCGACAAGCATCGAGACTACTTCAGGAACCAGCAAGTTTGTGTGCGAGAATCCTCAAGGCAGCGTACTACCCCGACAAGACGATACTAAGCGCCGAACTGGGATCTAGACCATCCCAAATCTGGTGCGCTATACTTGAGGGGCGGGATCTAGCAAAACAAGGAATTATTCATAGGATTGGCAATGGACAAACAACGGAAATTTGGGCTGACAATTGGATACCAAAGGAGATGACGCCGCGCCCCATCACCTCGCTAGTGGCGAACCCTCCTAGGTATGTGTCCGAGCTGCTTTCACCAGTTACAGCTTCATGGAATGAGACACGGTTCGAACAGTTTTCCTGCCAATTGATGCTGAAGCCATATTACGGATCCCGGTTTGTATGCGCAACATTGATGACTTCTAGCTTGGCACCCGGATAAAAAGGGCAGATTCAGCGTGAGCTCGGCTTACAAATTTTTGCTTAAAACGAAACTGCAGCGGGAGGAGTGGCTATAGGGACGAGGTGGATCATCTAATTCTGAGCAGGACGAAAAGGCATGGTGTTCTTTATGGAAGCTTAAGATCCCGTCGAAGGTAAGGATCTTCCTTTGGAGACTTGCCCATCATTCACTACCAACAACGGATATTTTGAAGAGGCGGAATATGGCAGTAAAAAATGCTTGCCCAATATGCGGATGTCAAGATTCATGGAGACACGCTCTAGTTGCATGCACTACGTCTCGCTACGTATGGGCGTTGGCAGATGAAACAATGGTTTCACAAATGTCTGATAACCTGGAAGCTAACGCTAGGATCTGGTTGTTTGAGCTTAATGAGGTGATGGACCAGGCTAGTTTCACAAGAATGGTGATTACGTTATGGTGTATTTGGTATGCCAAATGAAAGGCGATATATGAATCAATCTTTCAGAGCCCGCAACAGACGTCGTGTTTTGTCAGCAATTACATCGACGAGCTCGGCTATGGGAGCACTCTGAGGGAACATCAGATAACACGAGCGGAACACGAGCGGCTGCGTCTGCATCCCGGAAGAAGTGGTTGCCACCCCCTAGTGGCAATGTGAAGCTTAATGTTGATGGTGCAGTGATGAGATCCTGACTGGGAGGTGCCGACGCGGCAGTGTGTAGAGACCAGGGAGGTTTTTACCTGGGTTCATCAGCGGTTGTCTTTCATGGCATCAATGACCCAGTGACTTTGGAGACTTTTACTTGCCGTGAAGCTCTGGCTCTAGCTGAAGACCTTGCAGTTCAGAACATGTGTGTGGCATCGGACTGTCAAGAAGTGGTGAATGATATCAACAGAGGGACTGGAGGCCCCAATGCTGCATTGGTACATGAAATATCGAGTCATTGTAATAGTTTTATATCTTGCTCTTTTATTCACGAGCGTAGGAACCATAATTATGAGGCTCACAATCTCGCCAAGTTTGATTGTACCCTAGACCTAGGTAGACATGTTTGGTTGGGCAATCCTCATGACCCAAACCTTGTACCTATGTTGATTGTCTTGAATGAATAAAGATGGCGAGATTTCTAAAAAAAAAAAACATGCCGAATCTAACACGGTTGACGTCAGCCGAACGAGGCTTCGCGAAGTCTCAAGACCTAGACAGACCCTCATTTATAATCATCATAGGTATTATCTATATCCATACCTATACCTATATTATCTCTACTTAATAATAAAGCACGCATCGCTTCTGGTCTTCCATCGTGCACTCTTGCAGAAAAGCCCTTGTGTTTTTTAGTAATTAAACCCACAGTCCTATTTTAAGTGGATTATAGGAGAAAACATTTTGTTTATGCAAAAAACACCATGTGATTTGGTATATTCAACACAAGTGCTCCTCTGCCCGTCCGCCGCATCTGGTACACTTGCCTAATAAAATTAATCGGGTACGCTTGTGTTGCAAAACAAGGTTGTTACCATAATAATAGTTCCACCTCGCTCTTTCACACTCAATCACATCAACTTTTATACTACATCGGCAGCCTTGCTGCATCAGAAGTCAACAAGGAGAGAAGGGGGACATAACAACCGGCAGCCTGATCGGCAGGAGGAGGCCCTTGAAACAACCTGCTTTGACTCAACTGGCTCGACTACTACATATCTTCGATGAAGAAAACAGAGATGCAGATGGGATAGAGTGAATGCAAAGAGTAGTCGCGGTCACCGTTGCTCCCGCCGGCGATGACCGTCTTGCCCGCGTGGCGGCCCACATGAGCAAGGCCGAGGGACGAACCAGACGGTCCATGGTGGCGATGTCGTCGTTGTCATCATGCATGTAGACAAGGTAGTGGGgagggtggccgcggcaacggcgtgGCTCCTTCCGTGCTCCTGCTCATGGCCAAGGGAAAAAGAAAGAACTAAGAGGCAGGGGAGAGAAGGAGGGAGGAGGAAAGGCGCACTGGAGCTCCGGTTGGGGGCGGCGTGCACGATGGATCGGGCGCTGAGAAGACAAGAAGGGAATCATGCATGGGGAGAAGAAAGATGAGAGGATGAGAGGAGGGCGCTGAGAAGATAAGGTCGGAGGGAACAGCGGCGCGAGGGCCAAACGGCACGCGTCGCCCGCGCGCGAGACGGCTGGTGACCAAGCGCGGGCTAGAGACACCGAACGCTTGATTTTCGCCATAACCAGATTAAAGAAAGAAAACAATTAACCAAGAGGGGTTAGCTTGAAAAGGATTAAATGCTTGATTCTCGCCGTTGCATGCATTTGTTTGCTTCTCCGTATCTACATGCACAATTGCACATGATTGACGGGTTTGGTTCTACATTTCTTTTTCTTGACAAAGTAGGATACATGCACATGATTGATGGGTTTTGTTCTACATTtccttcttcttttattttttgataaaatACTTCAATCCTTCGTACCCATTGTAACCCATTTGTTTGTCTTTTTGACATACTCACATTGTAACCCCATCTGTTTGTCTTGATGACATACTCATCCTGACTGCATAGGTCAGGACACACGGCGAAAACATATATGCGTGGACGTTGGAAGAAATAAATACATAAATTATCTACGGGCACTGCTGAATCTGGTTTATACTAGTGCATAATAAACTATCAGCGCCAAAACATAGGCATTTACATGTCATCGCCACAGAGTCTTTAATTGTTTTTAATAAAGTTGTTGTTCTGGATTAGGAAGAAGATGCCATGCTTGACGTCCCTGAAGATGGTCATGTCTAAGCTAGTACGAAGGAACGAGGCAACCACCTTAGACATCCTTTTGACCCAAACATTGATGCTATGGAGAAACAAGAACAATTGCATCTACTAAAATTACTTTGAAAGTGCTGCATATACTAATATTTTTTGTCTGAAGTCAGTGCAATAATTAATCTGCCGGTATGGTATGCTTTGTCACCAGGCATGGATAGACTAGTTCACAATGTCATACTGAAATCGGATGAAAAACATGGTGTATATAGCAATGCTCTTACTTCAGTATCATTTTTCATCTTTCTAAATTGCTACAAGGAGAAACATGATACTCTAGCATGCAAACAACACATATGTTCTGATGCTTATGTCCAGCGTAATTAAATTTATTTATAAGCTACATATGCTATATTTATGATGCAAATTTTATACCAGATTTCTAATCAATTACAGATTCATATAGTATACAAAACTCTCATGGAGGCAAGCAACTTGGATGGCAGTCTCGAGTCGTAGATGTCAAGGAACAAAGAAAGAAAAGAGATATAGAGTGATATCAGTAACTCAAAATAAGTGTTGCGTGTATGTTTTTTAATTATCGGTGTGATGGTTAAGTTACATGTGAGATATGCATTGTCACTATATATTGACAGTCTAGTCTACAACGTCGTATTAAAGTCCGACAAAAAACATCATGTGTGCTATTACTTCAAAAATTCTTTGAATTAGTAGCTAAACTCTTAAAGAATGTGCTTCAAAGTCGAGAAAAAATGCACTCAGTGGAAGTCCTCCTTGCACCCCACTCTCCAACCATTACCCCTCCACCCCGTAGCAACGCATTGCTTCTGGTGCTACTCCATCAAAAATGTCCTTACAATTGCCAGATATTACACCCAGTGCCACCTATAAGTGAAGAAAAAACGATTCAGTTTTCCCTAAGTCGCTACGCCGGactttgccttataaataagagACCCCCTAATAAACAACAGATATGTGATAGCACGCTGGCTAGAGCGGCTCTCTTCTAGCCTAGACACCAAGGTTTGAATACTTACTATCCATTTTTTTTCTACCTTTTTTTTATAAATTTTATTTTATCAGGCAGATTGAAATACTTTTTAAAATATTCATATCTTTCAAGTTCTAACTCGAAATCTAACATATTATATGTGAAAATTCCTCAGAAAATGTGCAAATTTCAAATATGATATTTTCTTGCATGTCAATCATTTCTAAAAATCCCActttccttctttttttgtttattttttaatCTGGTAGATTCAAATACTTTCCAAAATATTTATATCCTTCAAAACCTAACTCAGAATCGAACATGTTACATATGAAAATTTCTCAGGAAAATGTGTAAATTTCAAATGTCTAATATGTTTGCAACTAAAGTGAAATTTCACTTGGATTACGGTTGCAAACACATATATCAGCAAGTCAAAAATAATGCCCTTATGCACACGTTATCATTGAGTACTAAAATGTATTTTTTCTATTTTCATCCTAATGCAATATGTGTTGGGCAGCACTACGGAGGAACGACAACAAAGGCGTAAAGAGATAGTGGTAACTAGGTAGATATTTTTGTTGTCTAATAAATTGGAAACATCTTAAGTATATTTCAGAAATCATCCCATATTTATGTTTTTGTGCAACACCACTTATCATGTTGTTTGTCATGCAGCATCGTGAAAGATTTTAAGGGATTTGCTGATGAAGTTGAGTGGGTGTATGAGGGATGATTTTTTCTTCcagtgcaacgcatgggcatgttTTCTAgtaataataaaggggctattaCTTATGGCGACATGTCACCGAAAGTGCCCCTAAAattgcaaaatattacccaccgATACCAAAAACGTTTCACACAAGGGAATCCccgcctgggccggcccatgcagCAGGAACCTTCTATACCGCATTCTGCGCGCTGGGAGAAGACACAGTGCACCTATTTGTGGCGGCCCATGTCTCGGAGGCCTGTTTTTtaaatttcattttttgttttttgttttccatttccgtcttcattttcttctactttaaataatttgggaaCAAAAAAGTTCCGAAATTTTCATAAAAATGAGAATTCTAAAATAAAATGTTTAATAAGAATGTTTGTGGATTCAGAAAATATTCcctatttttaaaaaatgttcgcatattcAAAAAATGCTAGGGAAATCAaaaaatgttaatattttttgtaaaATTAGTGTATTAAATAATGTTAATGAAGTTGAACAAAGTTTTGCCAATTCAAAAATGTTCTTGAATTGAAAAATATCCTACAAATTCAAAATTGTttgtgacttacaaaatagtttattgatTCATAAATGTTCGCTAATTCAAAAtatatcatgcatttcaaaaaatgatcgtaaaataaaaaatgttcatgaatttcaaaaattcTTTCACCGATTTCCAAAAAAATGTACGTCGATTCTAGAAATGTTTGCCTATTTAAAACAatgttttagaaaatgttcacaattttttttgcaaatgatataaaatgttcatgaattcaaaaaatgttcatgatttagaaAATGTTTGAAAATCTGAAAGAATGTTCACAAGTTTATTtttttcatgattttgaaaaattgttcatgatttcacgaAAATGAGAGTGATAatgtatctcggtgatgcagcaaaatgtggtcATGGCCATCGGAGATTATGATTTCTTTCTCCCGTTGCAACCCACGGGCCGTTTTGCTAGTTTATAATCATACTTTTTTTTGTTTCCTGGATtaataaacataataaaaaaattactCTAATATTCAACAATGCTCTGTATTCACCCAAAAGAAAAACAATGCTCCGTACCACCGCTTTGATTATCAAAGCAGCAATGGGGCTGTGCTTGTGCCCCTACTTCTGTTAAAAAAAAAAAACTTGAGTTCCTCGATGGTGCAGATCTCAACAGAGTTCCCCGGAGAACATGTCGTTGTCCTAAAAGCTGCAAAAAGGTCTCATTTCACTTTGATGAAGCCCTTTGTGCTTCTGTAAGGTTTTCGTTTATGTGTTCTTACCTTTTGTTTGAACCTCTATGCTCCGAGAACATGATGTGTAGTCGATTGTTTTTACATGCAACGAGCTGCATCTTTGTGTCACACTCTCTGCACACAGTTACCAAAATTGTAAGTGGGTAGACAGATCGATGAATAAATTCACCATGTGCATATAGCCTGTAGCCCTGTACCCCCCTGGACATATCATCATTATAGTAGCAAGGGCCGCTAATGAATATGcaaaaaaaaaggcaaaaaatatcatattcCCTCCAAGGAAACCAGGCCCCAAGCTAGGAATAGTTCACTTCATATATTCCATTCAATGCGACAGGGTACGGAACTGCAAAAAACTTAATCGAGATTCATTACAACACATAGTACGATAGATCGAAGCTAGCCCACGAAGACACCAACGTACACAACCAAACCATGAACTCAAACGAAACAACCAAATCAAAACGCACATCAAAACGCACACGTCCGTCCGGCCTAAACGCATGCATGCAGACATGCCACAAATATAGGTAGCCAGCTAGCTAAAGCCCTCTCCATGGCGATCCGGTCGATCTACGCCTTCCTCCCCTCGTTGGCTTTCTTGAACGAGGCCGCCTGCGCCGCCGCGGCGCTGTCTACGCcgccggccgcggccgccgcgaACGCGTCCCTCACCTGCTGGGTGGTGTAGGCGAACCCCGGACGGGTCATGGAGTTGAGCAGCGCGGCGGTGCCCTCGCGCAGCAGCGCACCGGCGCCGTCGGTCCTCGTGTTCGCCAGCGCGTCCTGGATGCTCATGCTCGGCCCGCCGGCGACCGCGCCACCGGCGGCGCCGAAGAAGTGGCTCACTGAGCTCGGCCAGCTCCCCAGCGCCGACCAGATCTGCATGGGGTGCGTCCTCCAGTAGCTACGTGCAAAAACAAATGCAGCGTCACGGGCTCAACACGTCAGTGACTTGACTCGTGGTATTCGTAGAAGAAAGAAAATGTTACGTGCCGGTGTAAAATGGCTTACTCGCATGTCCCGAGGCTGTTGGGGTCGACTGGGATGAGCGGCGTCGGTGTCACAGACCCGTGGCTGCTGTGCGACGGTGCAGCCGGAGTTCCGCTGTAGGAGCCTCCGTCGTGGGCCGGCGTCGGGGAGCTCCCGTAGGCGCCTCCGTCGTGGGACGGCGTGGGTGAGCTGCCGTAGGCACCGCCAGTGGAAGGCGTCGGGGAGCTCCCGTACGCGCCTTCGCCGTGTGACGGCGCATCCGGAGTGGACCCGTAACCTCCGCTGTGCGACGGGTCAGGCAACGAACCAGAGCCCCCGTGCGAAGGCGGCGTCCCGTACCAGCCGTGCGACGGGTCAGGCAACGAACCAGAGCCGCTGTGCGACGGAGTCGAGCCGGAGCCGCCGTGCGACGGCGTCGTGCCGGAGCCTCCGTGGTAGGGGGGCGTGCCGGAGGAGCCTCCGTGCGAGGGAAGCGGCACGGTGGTGCCCCCGTGGCCGGGGAAATTGTGCGGGTCGAGCGACGGCACGCAGTCCGGCTTCTTCACGTCATCTGCAAGCACGCCACGGGACGGCATTTGTTATAACCCAGCTCACTACTCACCAGTCACCACAAGCTTCATGCACAAGATCTAGCTAGGTACGCACCTTGGCCTGCCTTGTCCGTCGGGCCGGTCCTGGCCGAGACGGAGACGAAGGCCTGGGTGGCCAACGCGGCGAGCAGGAAGCTCGCGAGGAGAGCTCTCTGCGCCCCCATGTcctctagcttcttcttcttcttccgccgCTGCTTCAGTGGGAGCTGCTTCAGTGGGAGTGAAGTGGAGAGGTGGAGTTAACTGAACGACACAGGCGAAGAGAGCGGGGTATAAATAGCGGGGAGCAGAAGCTACCAGACCGACGCGCCATGAAAATTGATGAGGTCTGCGTGAGAGAGCGTGGTAAATGGAGGTCGCAGAGGCAGAGATGACACCACCGAGTGGTTGGCCAGGGCATTCATTGCGCGCCATGAAACGCTCAACCGATCCGAGTAGACAGGGCAAAGGTCATGGACTCATGGTGGACTGGCCTTGCGTGTTTATCACCTACCTAGTGACAATAAAttcattttcctcttgaagttTTTGATTCGGGTTCCAGCTATCGATCTTGAGGCGGAGATGTGCATGGCTTCAATTCGTGTGCTGCAGGATGATGGATGATCCGGTCCTACTATTGACCAAGCGCACCATCAGTTTGGCCGTAGACCATGCATGAATTCTTGGCAACCCAAGTTTCCAGTAAAATGCATGTGTGTGCTACTGTAAAAGTATCTGTCTATGCATCGACACATTTTTATGCCTCGATCAATTATAAAATGTGTAACTTCAGTTTAGTGAAAACTGCAACCTGCACAACCAGCTGCTCACTAAATTAAAGTTGTAATTTTTTTGAATTGATAATACTTAAATGAATCTACTGGGAATTAGCAAAACTTACTGAAAAACCAGGTATGCTCACACATACAATTGTCCCGTTGGTTAAGATTTTCTAAAAGTGTATATTCTCACTTTTCCCCCTAAATGCGAGCAACTTATGACAAAGTTTATCTCAATATAAAAATATTACTCCCTCCAATTCATATTACTTGTTTACTCCATGTGACGGGTTTTTACCCCTACATTAGTATTTTCCGGGGCTGAATGAACTAGCTAGCAGAGCCTGCAGCCCCCGCGTCATCCCCGCGTGGGCGACTCGGGCGGGCCCTAAACCCAGCTATAGGGGTCGCGCTCTCCCTCCTTCCCTCCCTCCGCCGTCGCCGGGGGACGCCGCCGGTCTAAGCCTcggggccgacggcggtggcggaggacaTTGCCTCTCTCCCGCGGCGCTGGAGTTGTGCGGGGCCTCGAATCGTGTGGAGGCACGCCAGATCCGATCGGCACGACGGCGATGGTTGTGGCGcggcggcgtcggaggcggcgCGGGCTGCATGCgtgttcgggcggcggcggctctgtGGTCGGCGGCGGTGACGGCGCGCCATCTGCCTTTGGATTGGCGGCGGTGGCATGGAGGGCACGGTGGTCGCGTCGGTGGCACCTCCAGTTAGATTTGTTCTGACCGgtgcaactggtggtggtggtcatctctttCGTCGGAGGTGGTCGGGTCTCGAGATTTGTCATCTAGTCCCGGCTACGAGTCGGGGAGACATAGTTGGCGGTGAAAGCCGGGCTgttggcgggcgatggcggcgttttgcgtcattaccttgatgaaggcatcgtcgtgtaactgttgtcgacccactcgtgctgcttcggGGAAAACCCTAAGATCTGGTCCTCTAGATCCGACGATGGCGGTATTACGGtgccgtttctctcttgggagcatcgtttctGGAGCAGCGCTAGAAAatagaggcaggaggtggagcggcttcgtcttccacggagcttcggtggagctaTCAAGTCATGCATGGCCGACAGGTGTTACGTTGAGTCATGCCTACTTGGCAGGTGCTACGCATGACAGATCTTCCAGAGTCTTCGCGTATGGACGGACGAGCGCAGGGCGGTAGAGCCGCTGGGCACCTTGGTGGCGTCCACGGATGTTCGCACTAGCAAGGATGATGCAGATCTCTCTCCTAAAGATGGATCAGTGGTCCGATGACGATGGCGGCTTCTAAAATGTGTGCATGTGGTGTGCACTTTAGGTAGGTTGCACCGGCTGTTGGTcccgatacgttatgtggatggatcaACGACGACACCGTTTTTAGATATGGAGAGTAAGAGCACTTCACATTATCAAGTTTGTAGGTGTAAGTGGTAGCTTCGGTGGattgatgtatgttcttgtcagacctttgtgaaataattaataaaaatggttgcatacatcgattgatgcagaggccgggggtttaacctccttttcaaaaaaaaaaaacattaGTATTTTCAAAAACCAACAAGCATGCCCATGTGTTGGGACGACATGGCAGTTGACTGGGCGGACAACTCACGTTTGTATTCGAGGGAGAGGTCACTAGATAATAGGATTTGACTCAATCTAATAAAAATTTCAGAGAACGTTCACAGGTCTAATAAAATGTACACAAGAATCCCCCGTTGCCTTCTCTTTCCCTCACGCATGGGCAGTTAGGGCAAATTTATCTTCCCGACCAAACTCCATCGGCCAGCTCGCCTCCCCCTCTACATACCGCTTGGCAGCTGGTGCCGGCGAGGTGAATACGTGCCTTGGCTTTGACTAGTAATTTAGGTTAGTTTTACTTAATCCTCGTAAGGGTAGCACTCAGGCTTCTAAAAAAAAGGCAATACTCAGGCGGATGGCGGCGCTCTATTTTGGAGTTAATCTTCTAGGCTTTGATAGTACTCAAATCCGTCTGTCTGGACGGAGTTGATGGAGATCCGACGTAGATTCCTGTCATCTTGTTGGGacggtgaggttagggtttctcgccgTACATGCATGACGGCGAGATCTGGTGCAACGCACTTCAGATCAATTCAAGGCTTCAACGACGATGACTGCAGCTCCACAACGCTGGTCCTTAGAGGCACGCGCATGGAGACTTCTCGGCTATTATCGACAAGGTCAAACCGACTCCGATATGGAAGTGATGGCGATGGCTCGTTCTCGCGATGGTAATGTGATCGTTCGGTGACCCAAGGACCTCAATGTAATTTATTATATTTGGGGTGCTTTGTACTTTCGGTAAACTTTTATAATAACTTTGCGTTTTTATGCGAAAAAGTCTAATAAAatgttaggaaaattaaaaaattaGCTGCCATATTGTTCTAACAAGTTAAGATAATATGACATGTGTTGTTGTTTATAACTACCGCCCATGGTTCATTACAGTATGTGAAAAACTGACTTTAATTTGAAGAATTACTATGACTAATTAGAGGAAAACTAGATAACATTTGCCATGCGTGTGAAATTGTTATGAAGCAACAAAGGCCAATTTGCCATGGATATGAACATGTGATGGCTGACTTGACATCCAAAACAAACATTTGCCATCCATCTAGTATTAGAAAAAAAAACATATTGGTCATAGTGTGCCCTTACCTCATTTCGGCGGCCTTTATTGACGACAATCGCCTTACCATCTGCGGTGTCAGCATCACCATCGCCCATGCATTTTTTAACCATTGCTCTGCATAAATAAATAAACAACATTGCAAACTTGCCCTGATTAGTGGATTTTGGTGCAAAAATTGAGCTCCTCCTACCCCGGCAAATTCCCTCCAAGCCACTAGTGTTCTATTGCACATTGACGCCATCGGCGATAACCCCCTGCTCGACCCCGACACACTACAACCCCCAAAATTGCAAAGCCCCGGTCCCAACAAGCACCTCTGCACCAAAAAACCGCTGCCCTCAGAGAAATGAGCAATGTTGATGACATGATGGGAGGTCTTGTTGAGCCTCCGCCGCTATCGTGCCACCCAACACCCACCACCCCATTGCCAGCCATCATTGTAACTCTCCCGAAGTCGCGCCACCCTACACCCACCACCACGTCAAGAGCCATGGTTGCACCTCCGCCGCGGAGACGCCACCTCCCATTCCTTTCCCCTCGTCAGGTCGTCGTGGACTGAATCAACGAGATCCCCTCGTCCCTCAACAAAACCTCATGTCTTTCGACCCCAACGAGCAGATGCGAACCCGAGTGAAAAACCTGGTTCGTGGAAATGAACCTACCTGGAAGCTTAACGCAATggtgtgatgtattgtcaaaatcTAGTTGTCGGCGAGCGACGACATCAGTTTGCCGGAGAATGAGACGACGTCGTGCGACATGGAGAGGCAGAGGCATGGGGCGTTACCAAATCCCATGGGTAAAAGAACCACCCTACCACACCCATGTAGGTCGCGCGGTTGCCACCCTGGGAGAAAAGGTTGTCGTCGACTTGGCCAACTCGGCCCAGCATCGAATTTCATGCAGCGAATCCAGCGCTTCAGCTCACGATGAGACACCCAAACACCTACTTTTTTCATTGCAAGTTTGCACATTTTACATgatcagtcatccaaatagcttccAATTTGTATTCGGCCAGAAGTGTTGTCAATATTTTTGGTTATTGGTTGGACAGTATTCCAAATATGTTCTGAATGCTAGTAAGGGTGGGAGCATATGCCATATTATAGTCGCTTTGGTTGCGTATAAATAATTTGTTTTAAATGGCAAAACTCTTCTCCGTTACAAGTTATTTTTCTCtgtacgcactcgcttcgtacGTGGTCTGCGCTATACCTAACGGAGTAGCAACCATTATTCAATACGGTCTGTATGTAGCCGGAGGTGGTGGCCAAAGAGGTTTCTACCTAACATGAGTGGCACATAATTTTCGGATTGGTCCACCACCTCCTCCGACCTAGGCATCATTTGGGTCCTATATGACTCTACTGTTGCCGATATGTCATTTTTAAATTATCTTTTGTCAGACTGTTGGTGTTTGCTTTTATTTTTGTGCATCTTAGTTATACAGAAGTTGGTGTTTGCTTTTATTTTTGTGCATCTTAGTTATACAAAGGTTGAGTGTTGCTTATCATGCTTTGTATATATCAATGCTATATTTTAAGTTAATAAAAAAGTTTCTTTTATCTAAAAACACACTTCAGCTCACGCAAGAGAGCCAGGAGAAAACATTAGCTCTTTTAACATTTTCGAAAACCTAAACGAAACAAGGACCTATTAAATTATGATTAACGAAAAGGGCGTGTTGAACGTGACATATCTTGTATTTCTAGTCTTATCTTCTCTAGCCTTGTATAGCTAACTCCAAGAGATATGGTAGGATTAGTTACCTTGTCACGCAAGACATCATGTGTATATAATGTAACCTACTCCATGAAATACAATGAGTTGCACCAAATATCctctctacatggtatcagttttacgGCGATCTTCTGTCGCTTCCGCACCCCTAAGCCGCCGCGCCTACCCCTAGTCGCCGCCGCGCCAACTcctaaaccctaccgccgccgccgtcgctactCCCCccatagccaccgccgccgcctcctccttcccaCACCTCAAGCCGCCACATctcccgtagccgccgccgccgccgcttctctTCTTCCCCCTGCCCTCACCACCTCTCTCCCGAAACCCTCAGGGCCGCTGCCGCTACCCTCTTCCCTCTGTAGCCGCTGCCGCCTTCTCC
Coding sequences within:
- the LOC123077698 gene encoding protodermal factor 1 — translated: MGAQRALLASFLLAALATQAFVSVSARTGPTDKAGQDDVKKPDCVPSLDPHNFPGHGGTTVPLPSHGGSSGTPPYHGGSGTTPSHGGSGSTPSHSGSGSLPDPSHGWYGTPPSHGGSGSLPDPSHSGGYGSTPDAPSHGEGAYGSSPTPSTGGAYGSSPTPSHDGGAYGSSPTPAHDGGSYSGTPAAPSHSSHGSVTPTPLIPVDPNSLGTCDYWRTHPMQIWSALGSWPSSVSHFFGAAGGAVAGGPSMSIQDALANTRTDGAGALLREGTAALLNSMTRPGFAYTTQQVRDAFAAAAAGGVDSAAAAQAASFKKANEGRKA